A stretch of the Haloarcula ordinaria genome encodes the following:
- a CDS encoding extracellular solute-binding protein: MTDDDSLTDGSRSRRRFLQLGGAAAATALAGCSGLSLGGEQESGQVTLADFRGSGPLVAQRAEPEGTSIEDLPALEGELTLYLGGGEGGLYLDLINLLERRYPDFTTNHRLEASSDLANTIIEETDAGQSPADVFMAVDAGSLGAVANAGATAGLPEEALSAVPSEFQDSEGRWVGIAGRARAIPYNTNELSASDIPSSVQAFPETAAFQNSLGWAPTYSAFQSFVTAMRLIRGDDETRSWLEAMLDAGITEFPDEFRVSNAAADGEIVAGFANHYYSQRVKSAREDAPLDLAFTEGDAGALVNVSGLEILDGTPNADLAANFVRHILSAEAQEFFATRTFAYPMIPGVQPVGGLPTIDELDPPDIDLTELADVAGTVDLLREAGVL, translated from the coding sequence ATGACTGACGACGACTCTCTTACGGACGGTTCGCGGTCCCGACGTCGGTTCCTCCAGCTGGGCGGTGCGGCTGCCGCGACTGCGCTCGCCGGTTGTTCTGGACTCTCACTCGGTGGCGAACAGGAAAGCGGACAGGTGACGCTCGCGGACTTCCGCGGGTCGGGTCCGCTCGTCGCCCAGCGGGCCGAGCCAGAGGGGACGTCCATCGAGGACCTCCCAGCCCTCGAAGGGGAACTCACGCTCTACCTCGGCGGCGGCGAGGGCGGCCTGTACCTCGACCTCATCAACCTGCTCGAACGGCGCTACCCCGACTTCACGACCAACCACCGGCTCGAGGCGTCCAGCGACCTGGCCAACACCATCATCGAGGAGACGGACGCGGGCCAGAGTCCAGCCGACGTGTTCATGGCGGTCGACGCCGGCTCGCTCGGCGCCGTCGCCAACGCCGGCGCGACGGCGGGTCTCCCCGAAGAGGCGCTCTCGGCAGTCCCGTCGGAGTTCCAGGACAGCGAGGGACGCTGGGTCGGTATCGCCGGCCGGGCGCGGGCGATTCCGTACAACACGAACGAGCTCTCGGCGTCCGACATCCCGTCGAGCGTCCAGGCGTTCCCCGAGACGGCGGCCTTCCAGAACAGCCTCGGCTGGGCGCCGACCTACAGCGCGTTCCAGTCGTTCGTCACGGCCATGCGGCTCATCCGCGGGGACGACGAGACGCGATCGTGGCTCGAAGCGATGCTCGACGCCGGCATCACGGAGTTCCCCGACGAGTTCCGCGTCTCGAACGCCGCCGCCGACGGCGAGATCGTCGCCGGCTTTGCCAACCACTACTACTCCCAGCGGGTCAAGTCCGCCCGGGAGGACGCACCGCTGGACCTCGCGTTCACCGAGGGAGACGCCGGCGCGCTCGTCAACGTCTCCGGGCTCGAGATTCTCGACGGGACACCGAACGCCGACCTCGCCGCGAACTTCGTCAGACACATTCTCTCGGCGGAGGCCCAGGAGTTCTTCGCCACGCGGACCTTCGCCTACCCGATGATTCCGGGCGTCCAGCCCGTCGGCGGGCTGCCCACTATCGACGAACTCGACCCGCCGGACATCGACCTGACCGAGCTCGCGGACGTCGCGGGCACGGTCGACCTCTTGCGGGAGGCTGGTGTCCTCTGA
- a CDS encoding ABC transporter permease: MSASDRFEQLREQTSTESSDSTAPTLLAVVALAISLFVLSPLVWLFLRAGEIAPARALELLTSQTTVEVTLNTLVLVVGVTAASVLIGVPLAILTAQTDLPFRRFWTITAALPLVVPSYIGAFAFVSAFGPRGVLADLLAPLGVEQLPTIYGLPGAVLVLTLFTYPYVFLTTRASLLSFDGTVVEAARSLNHTRWEAFKRVTLPQIAPGIAAGALLVALYALSDFGTPAIMQYDVFTRMIYNEFGARRLDYASVLSMLLLVMALGILAVESRLNAGREGAYVSRGSRQPGQIRLGYWKAPALAFCAGIAALCLVLPIGILLQWLVRSGTGYSGGGFVFELSYAWNSVGLAAVAAGISVLAALPVAYLSARSDTRLGALPERATYVGYAVPGVVLGLALVYLGLSYVPFLYQSVILLVFAYVVRFLPQAVGTTESSILQVDPSYIEAARSLGYNPISAFRQVVLPLVAPGLAAGAALVFLTTMKELPATLMLRPTGFETFVTYIWLVQGAGYYGQAAIPALILVGVSGLSMLVILRREGSS; this comes from the coding sequence ATGAGCGCGAGCGACCGCTTCGAGCAGCTCCGGGAGCAGACGTCGACAGAATCCAGTGACTCGACAGCCCCCACGCTGCTCGCGGTCGTCGCACTCGCCATCTCGCTGTTCGTCCTGTCGCCGCTCGTCTGGCTGTTCCTCCGCGCCGGCGAGATAGCCCCCGCGCGCGCCCTCGAACTGCTGACCAGCCAGACCACTGTCGAGGTCACGCTCAACACCCTCGTGCTGGTCGTCGGCGTCACGGCGGCCTCCGTCCTCATCGGCGTCCCGCTGGCGATACTCACGGCCCAGACGGACCTCCCGTTCAGACGCTTCTGGACGATTACGGCGGCGCTCCCGCTGGTCGTCCCCAGTTACATCGGCGCCTTCGCCTTCGTCTCGGCGTTCGGGCCTCGCGGGGTGCTGGCCGACCTGCTCGCTCCGCTGGGCGTCGAACAGCTCCCGACCATCTACGGGCTTCCCGGCGCCGTCCTCGTCCTCACGCTGTTTACGTACCCCTACGTCTTTCTCACGACGCGCGCGTCGCTCCTCTCGTTCGACGGGACCGTCGTCGAGGCGGCTCGCTCGCTGAACCACACGCGCTGGGAGGCGTTCAAGCGCGTCACGCTCCCCCAGATTGCGCCGGGCATCGCCGCCGGCGCACTGCTCGTCGCACTCTACGCCCTCTCGGACTTCGGGACGCCCGCCATCATGCAGTACGACGTGTTCACCCGGATGATATACAACGAGTTCGGGGCCCGTCGGCTGGACTACGCGTCGGTGCTCTCGATGCTGTTGCTCGTGATGGCGCTCGGAATCCTCGCCGTCGAGTCCCGTCTCAACGCCGGTCGCGAGGGCGCGTACGTCAGCCGCGGGTCGCGCCAGCCCGGCCAGATTCGACTGGGCTACTGGAAGGCGCCGGCCCTGGCCTTCTGTGCCGGCATCGCGGCGCTCTGTCTCGTCCTGCCCATCGGTATCCTGCTCCAGTGGCTCGTGCGCTCGGGGACCGGATACAGCGGCGGCGGGTTCGTCTTCGAACTCTCCTACGCGTGGAACTCGGTGGGCCTGGCCGCTGTTGCGGCCGGCATCAGCGTCCTCGCGGCGCTCCCGGTGGCGTACCTCTCGGCCCGCAGCGACACGCGACTCGGCGCGCTCCCGGAGCGTGCGACCTACGTGGGCTACGCGGTCCCGGGCGTCGTGCTGGGCCTGGCGCTCGTATACCTCGGGCTGTCGTACGTCCCCTTCCTCTACCAGAGCGTCATCCTGCTCGTGTTCGCCTACGTCGTCCGGTTCCTGCCACAGGCGGTCGGGACGACGGAGTCCTCCATCCTCCAGGTCGACCCGAGCTACATCGAGGCGGCCCGGTCGCTGGGGTACAACCCCATCTCGGCGTTCCGCCAGGTCGTCCTGCCGCTCGTCGCGCCGGGCCTCGCAGCCGGCGCGGCGCTGGTGTTCCTGACGACCATGAAGGAATTGCCGGCAACGCTCATGTTACGACCGACGGGGTTCGAGACGTTCGTAACGTATATCTGGCTCGTCCAGGGAGCCGGTTACTACGGGCAAGCCGCTATCCCGGCGCTGATACTCGTCGGCGTCTCGGGGCTCTCCATGCTCGTCATCCTGCGACGGGAAGGTAGTTCGTAA
- a CDS encoding ABC transporter ATP-binding protein codes for MSNQTHTQRLSAFDSVDAAVSDPDRTVLRLDGVTKDYGQELAVENLELEVKEGELLTLLGPSGCGKTTTLRMIAGLETPSAGTISLENDVVAGEGTFRKPEERDIGIVFQDYALFPHLSVAENIAFGLTEMDDAAAGRRVDELLELVDLTDHHDKMPAQLSGGQQQRVALARSLAPEPDVLLLDEPFSNLDVRLRVEMREEVRKILKRAGVTAISVTHDQEEALSISDRVAIMNDGAIAQVGDPGEVFENPESRFVASFLGQASFLSARVVDETIETGLGSFGTHLLNGPVEAYDGAMVDVLVRPDDLQAVPASEPKADGYVVHRQYNGPSFVYRVELHSGDVVHCMHNHVETFEPGEPVEVDLAADHELAWYPAE; via the coding sequence ATGTCCAACCAAACACACACACAGCGACTCTCCGCGTTCGATTCGGTCGACGCGGCGGTATCGGACCCGGACCGGACGGTCCTGCGACTCGACGGCGTCACGAAGGACTACGGCCAGGAACTCGCGGTCGAGAACCTGGAACTCGAGGTCAAGGAGGGCGAACTCCTGACGCTGCTGGGTCCGTCTGGCTGCGGGAAGACGACGACGCTTCGGATGATCGCCGGTCTCGAGACGCCCTCCGCGGGCACTATCTCGCTCGAAAACGACGTCGTGGCCGGCGAGGGGACGTTCCGCAAGCCCGAGGAGCGGGACATCGGCATCGTCTTCCAGGACTACGCGCTGTTCCCGCATCTCTCGGTCGCGGAGAACATCGCGTTCGGCCTCACCGAGATGGACGACGCGGCCGCAGGCCGCCGGGTCGACGAACTCCTGGAACTGGTCGACCTGACCGACCACCACGACAAGATGCCCGCTCAGCTGTCCGGCGGCCAGCAACAGCGCGTCGCGCTCGCCCGCTCGCTCGCGCCGGAACCGGACGTCCTCCTGCTCGACGAGCCGTTCTCGAACCTGGACGTCCGGCTGCGCGTCGAGATGCGCGAGGAGGTCCGCAAGATTCTGAAGCGCGCCGGCGTCACCGCCATCTCCGTCACCCACGACCAGGAGGAGGCGCTGTCTATCAGCGACCGGGTCGCCATCATGAACGACGGCGCCATCGCGCAGGTCGGCGACCCCGGCGAGGTGTTCGAGAACCCCGAGAGCCGCTTCGTCGCGAGCTTCCTCGGGCAGGCGAGCTTCCTCTCGGCACGGGTGGTCGACGAGACCATCGAGACGGGGCTGGGCTCGTTCGGCACACACCTGCTGAACGGGCCGGTCGAGGCCTACGACGGCGCGATGGTCGACGTGCTCGTCCGCCCCGACGACCTGCAGGCTGTCCCGGCAAGCGAACCGAAGGCCGACGGCTACGTCGTCCACCGCCAGTACAACGGCCCGTCGTTCGTCTACCGCGTCGAGTTGCACAGCGGCGACGTCGTCCACTGCATGCACAACCACGTCGAGACGTTCGAACCGGGCGAGCCGGTCGAAGTCGACCTCGCGGCGGACCACGAACTCGCCTGGTACCCCGCCGAATGA
- a CDS encoding ArnT family glycosyltransferase, producing the protein MSSLRRPSVQAAVVAVLGGLVVFALSTVVFPYHTTNHDEAVYLQQAAMLLDGQLFLRPPVAETFRPWFFVEDGGRLYPKYTPVAAAVFAVGQLLGGFRIALALVATGTLALTYLTVREAFDERTGVVASVLMLGSPLFLVDASVFLSYVPTMLFNIGFAAAYLHADRTGHNGTASLAGACIGLAFFSRPYTAVLFATPFVLHALWSLRGFERPVLVRVGLTALFGLAGVGLTLAYNSVVTGEALVFPYQAFAPNDGLGFGRRSILGYSREFTPALSLEANVELLSKYATRWVVAGPLGTLVALVGVWTATRRGLDSRQSALAGVFLTVTLGNLYFWGTVNMLGDLADPTDGLVRFLGPYYHVDLLVPTVAFGAVGVIAVGRAVTSTVEERVAPARVRPALVAVTLVLATLGGTAAVAAAADPVGDNLEVTRQYEQAYEPFEDDGYNDAVVFLPTPYGDWLNHPFQALRNDPGFDDGTVYAMQHRQFAVVDAYPDRAYYRYVYRGQWAPFLGQSVEPRVQRVNVVEGSAVGADVTATIPAQAELVSLRLTDDRENAYATARGVETLNVTLRVGEEQTRMSGPGLDETATVPTPERGPVALSAFVDYGTGAGFTYRVVVPVERTEAGVRALTPRLEMCRDQRRCDGEAAYVPGAHRDGIELNATLSEVTTE; encoded by the coding sequence ATGAGCTCCCTGCGGCGACCGTCGGTCCAGGCGGCAGTGGTCGCCGTCCTCGGGGGGCTGGTCGTCTTCGCGCTCTCCACCGTCGTCTTCCCGTACCACACCACCAACCACGACGAGGCCGTCTACCTCCAGCAGGCCGCGATGCTACTCGACGGCCAGCTCTTCCTCCGTCCGCCGGTCGCCGAGACGTTCCGCCCGTGGTTCTTCGTCGAAGACGGCGGCCGGCTCTATCCGAAGTACACGCCGGTCGCCGCCGCCGTCTTCGCCGTCGGCCAATTGCTCGGTGGATTCCGAATCGCGCTGGCGCTGGTCGCGACGGGTACGCTCGCACTGACGTATCTGACCGTCCGTGAGGCGTTTGACGAGCGAACCGGCGTCGTCGCCAGCGTCCTCATGCTGGGCTCGCCGCTCTTCCTCGTCGACGCGTCGGTGTTCCTCTCCTACGTGCCCACGATGCTGTTCAACATCGGGTTCGCGGCGGCCTACCTCCACGCCGACCGGACCGGACACAACGGGACCGCTTCGCTCGCCGGCGCCTGTATCGGCCTCGCGTTCTTCTCGCGGCCCTACACGGCCGTCCTGTTCGCGACCCCGTTCGTTCTCCACGCCCTCTGGTCGCTCCGCGGGTTCGAGCGACCGGTCCTCGTCCGCGTCGGTCTGACGGCGCTGTTCGGCCTCGCCGGTGTCGGGCTCACGCTGGCGTACAACTCGGTCGTAACGGGTGAAGCGCTGGTCTTCCCCTACCAGGCGTTCGCCCCGAACGACGGTCTGGGCTTCGGTCGCCGGTCCATCCTGGGGTACTCGCGGGAGTTCACGCCCGCGCTCTCGCTCGAGGCCAACGTGGAACTCCTCTCGAAGTACGCCACCCGCTGGGTGGTCGCCGGGCCCCTGGGCACGCTCGTCGCGCTCGTCGGAGTCTGGACTGCGACGCGCCGTGGACTCGACAGTCGGCAGAGCGCGCTCGCGGGTGTCTTCCTCACCGTGACACTCGGGAACCTCTACTTCTGGGGGACGGTCAACATGCTCGGCGACCTGGCCGACCCGACCGACGGGCTCGTGCGCTTCCTCGGCCCGTACTACCACGTCGACCTGTTGGTGCCGACCGTTGCGTTCGGAGCCGTGGGTGTCATCGCTGTCGGACGCGCAGTCACCTCGACCGTCGAGGAGCGCGTCGCCCCCGCTCGAGTACGGCCTGCACTGGTGGCCGTCACCCTCGTCCTCGCGACGCTGGGCGGGACCGCCGCCGTCGCCGCCGCTGCGGACCCAGTCGGCGACAATCTGGAGGTGACCCGGCAGTACGAGCAGGCGTACGAGCCGTTCGAAGACGACGGCTACAACGACGCCGTCGTCTTCCTCCCGACGCCCTACGGCGACTGGCTCAACCACCCGTTCCAGGCGCTCCGTAACGACCCTGGGTTCGACGACGGGACGGTGTACGCCATGCAGCACCGCCAGTTCGCTGTGGTCGACGCGTATCCGGACCGGGCCTACTACCGCTACGTCTACCGCGGGCAGTGGGCCCCGTTCCTCGGGCAGTCCGTCGAACCCCGCGTCCAGCGGGTGAACGTCGTCGAGGGCAGCGCGGTCGGGGCCGACGTCACTGCGACGATACCTGCCCAAGCCGAACTGGTCTCGCTGCGGCTCACCGACGACCGGGAGAACGCCTACGCGACCGCCAGGGGAGTCGAGACGCTGAACGTGACCCTGCGGGTCGGCGAGGAGCAGACCCGGATGAGCGGACCAGGGCTCGACGAGACGGCGACGGTTCCGACGCCCGAGCGCGGTCCCGTCGCGCTCTCCGCCTTCGTCGACTACGGGACCGGTGCCGGGTTCACCTACCGCGTCGTCGTGCCCGTCGAACGCACCGAAGCGGGGGTCCGTGCACTCACGCCCCGACTGGAGATGTGCCGAGACCAGCGCCGTTGTGACGGCGAGGCGGCGTACGTCCCCGGGGCCCACCGTGACGGCATCGAACTGAACGCGACGCTGTCCGAGGTGACTACCGAATGA
- a CDS encoding gluconate 2-dehydrogenase subunit 3 family protein, with protein sequence MTDYELTRRDALKALGAAGITVAGGAAALTWDGYEEGETPLSTHDRETVLAVADTVYPSEVSGVREFVDGFLAGRVDADPDRAGGISAAVAALDEYAREWEDATFVDLDPEKRDGTLRGFGVAIADPDPEGDPRERVRYYLVNELQFALYSSPTGGRLVGIENPQGHPGGTDSYQRPPE encoded by the coding sequence ATGACCGACTACGAACTCACACGACGGGACGCACTGAAAGCACTGGGCGCGGCAGGTATCACGGTTGCCGGTGGCGCGGCGGCACTGACCTGGGATGGTTACGAAGAGGGGGAAACACCGCTCTCGACGCACGACCGCGAGACGGTCCTCGCCGTCGCAGATACCGTCTACCCGAGCGAGGTGTCCGGCGTCCGGGAGTTCGTCGACGGGTTCCTCGCCGGCCGCGTCGACGCCGACCCGGACCGAGCAGGGGGCATCTCGGCGGCCGTGGCTGCGCTCGACGAGTACGCCAGGGAGTGGGAGGACGCGACGTTCGTCGACCTCGACCCTGAAAAGCGAGACGGGACGCTGCGGGGGTTCGGCGTGGCCATCGCTGACCCTGACCCCGAGGGCGACCCGCGAGAGCGCGTCCGCTACTACCTGGTCAACGAACTCCAGTTCGCACTGTACAGCTCGCCGACCGGCGGGCGGCTCGTCGGCATCGAGAATCCGCAGGGTCACCCCGGCGGGACGGACAGTTATCAACGCCCGCCGGAGTAG
- a CDS encoding dolichyl-phosphate hexose transferase: protein MSVQRTEAVDGGAFTFDDVAVVMGTYNEEQAIGTVLADIESVTDGRAEVVCVDGSSDRTPEIAREHGARVVEQDPQGYGVAVREAVLTPDRPIVVTTDCDDTYPMERLPDFLAEMNDGADVVSGDRLYFGAEEMPRLNRLGNELFALLASVLMDKRVHDTTTGMRAYRRELLHQIRWTENTGLSAELLIRPLMRGYDVRERPIEYDERAGETKLDPFSGGLAIAKSIVKVALEERLR from the coding sequence ATGAGCGTTCAGCGTACCGAAGCAGTAGACGGAGGCGCATTCACCTTCGACGACGTGGCCGTCGTGATGGGAACCTACAACGAGGAGCAAGCCATCGGCACGGTGCTCGCGGACATCGAATCGGTGACCGACGGCCGAGCCGAGGTGGTCTGCGTCGACGGGTCGAGCGACCGCACCCCAGAGATTGCACGGGAACACGGCGCGCGCGTCGTCGAACAGGACCCACAGGGCTACGGCGTGGCCGTCCGAGAAGCCGTCCTCACACCGGACCGCCCCATCGTCGTCACGACGGACTGCGACGACACGTACCCCATGGAAAGACTGCCCGACTTCCTCGCGGAGATGAACGACGGTGCGGACGTGGTCAGCGGCGACCGCCTCTATTTCGGCGCCGAGGAGATGCCACGGCTCAACCGACTCGGAAACGAACTGTTCGCACTGCTCGCGAGCGTGCTGATGGACAAGCGCGTCCACGACACGACCACCGGGATGCGAGCCTACCGACGTGAACTCCTCCACCAGATTCGCTGGACGGAGAACACCGGTCTCTCGGCGGAACTGCTCATCCGGCCGCTGATGCGCGGCTACGACGTCCGCGAGCGCCCCATCGAGTACGACGAGCGAGCCGGTGAGACCAAGCTCGACCCGTTCTCGGGCGGCCTCGCTATCGCGAAATCCATCGTGAAGGTGGCCCTCGAGGAGCGGCTCCGGTAG
- the trmB gene encoding HTH-type sugar sensing transcriptional regulator TrmB yields the protein MASDDLEAALEQVISRFNLGEYEVAAYLATLQHGELTASEISEHTDIPQPRVYDTVRSLGDVGLVELKETRPMKVLAIDPRESFGDIQSSLDDLVDSLAERYTAPAREPEAVSLVKSRPTILRYLEDIIDAAEYELMLSLTPSLLRRLEDRLRERHESGIATEILVSPASEAPDKSEFDYRGVASTVRARRGITTPVVAIADGNYSMYATRESIRGETDRYGVIFNRSELGFLVSGFLNTVLWTTAETIFSNGDELAFPRRYGTIRRCISDLSSIEGEFYATIEGRDVETGDSWVVEGRVAEATYSSSREVATLVVETEEGMVDVGGQVATYEDIEAYEIRVDRGSVPSM from the coding sequence ATGGCAAGTGACGACCTGGAGGCCGCCCTCGAACAGGTCATCTCCCGGTTCAATCTCGGCGAGTACGAGGTGGCGGCGTATCTGGCCACCCTGCAACACGGCGAACTGACCGCCTCCGAGATATCGGAGCACACCGACATCCCACAGCCCCGGGTGTACGATACGGTGCGGAGTCTGGGCGACGTCGGACTGGTCGAGCTCAAGGAGACGCGGCCGATGAAAGTGCTGGCGATAGACCCGCGCGAGTCGTTCGGCGACATCCAGTCGTCGCTGGACGACCTCGTCGACAGCCTCGCCGAGCGGTACACCGCCCCGGCCCGGGAGCCGGAGGCCGTGTCGCTGGTGAAATCCCGCCCGACGATACTCCGCTATCTCGAGGACATCATCGACGCGGCCGAGTACGAGCTCATGCTGTCGTTGACGCCCTCGCTGCTCCGACGACTCGAGGACCGCCTTCGGGAGCGACACGAGAGCGGCATCGCGACCGAGATCCTCGTCTCGCCGGCCAGTGAAGCCCCCGACAAGTCGGAGTTCGACTACCGTGGCGTCGCGAGTACCGTGCGCGCCCGGCGGGGCATCACCACACCGGTGGTCGCCATCGCCGACGGCAACTACTCGATGTACGCGACGCGAGAGAGCATCCGCGGGGAGACGGACCGCTACGGCGTCATCTTCAACCGCTCGGAACTGGGCTTTCTGGTCTCCGGATTCCTCAACACCGTCCTGTGGACGACGGCAGAGACGATATTCTCGAACGGCGACGAACTCGCCTTCCCGCGCCGGTACGGCACCATCCGGCGCTGTATCTCGGACCTGAGCAGCATCGAGGGCGAGTTCTACGCCACTATCGAGGGCCGAGACGTCGAGACGGGCGACAGCTGGGTCGTCGAGGGACGGGTCGCCGAAGCGACGTACAGTTCCAGTCGCGAGGTGGCGACACTCGTCGTCGAGACCGAGGAAGGGATGGTCGACGTCGGCGGCCAGGTCGCGACCTACGAGGACATCGAAGCCTACGAGATTCGCGTCGACCGCGGTAGCGTGCCGTCCATGTAG
- a CDS encoding ABC transporter ATP-binding protein, with translation MARLTLDNVTKIFDDDGDQIVAVDDVAIDIEDGEFLVLVGPSGCGKSTTLRMIAGLEDITSGELRIDGQVVNDVPATKRNIAMVFQSYALYPHMTVRENMAFGLEESTDLPNAEITQRVEEAADLLGIPELLDRVPDELSGGQQQRVALGRAIVRDPKVFLMDEPLANLDAKLRAEMRTELQQLQQDLGVTTVYVTHNQVEAMTMSDRVAILDEGILQQCATPLECYHEPNNLFVAGFIGEPAMNFFEVEREGSTLVADNFEYELSEETLADLGDATELTLGIRPEDVELKSAVGSDHDYYATVDVVEPKGDENVVHLAFEDAAASQSALFTAVLDGMRSVDADQRLVVGFPEEAIHVFDRASGTALRNRTLADANAPRF, from the coding sequence ATGGCACGACTGACACTCGACAACGTGACGAAGATTTTCGACGACGACGGGGACCAGATAGTCGCCGTTGACGACGTCGCTATCGACATCGAGGACGGTGAGTTCCTGGTCCTCGTCGGGCCCTCCGGCTGTGGGAAGTCGACGACCCTGCGGATGATAGCGGGGCTCGAAGACATCACGTCCGGCGAGTTGCGCATCGACGGGCAAGTCGTCAACGATGTGCCGGCGACGAAGCGGAACATCGCGATGGTGTTCCAGTCGTACGCACTGTATCCGCACATGACCGTCCGCGAGAACATGGCGTTCGGGCTCGAGGAGTCGACCGACCTGCCGAACGCGGAGATTACGCAGCGGGTCGAAGAGGCGGCCGACCTCCTGGGCATCCCGGAACTGCTCGACCGGGTGCCCGACGAACTGTCTGGCGGCCAGCAACAGCGCGTCGCGCTCGGCCGCGCTATCGTTCGGGACCCCAAGGTGTTCCTGATGGACGAGCCGCTGGCGAACTTAGACGCCAAGCTCAGAGCGGAGATGCGCACCGAACTCCAGCAGCTCCAGCAGGACCTGGGCGTGACGACGGTGTACGTCACACACAACCAGGTCGAGGCCATGACGATGTCCGACCGCGTCGCCATTTTGGACGAGGGTATCCTCCAGCAGTGTGCGACGCCGCTGGAGTGTTACCACGAGCCCAACAACCTCTTCGTCGCCGGGTTCATCGGTGAACCGGCGATGAACTTCTTCGAGGTCGAGCGCGAGGGGTCGACGCTCGTCGCCGACAACTTCGAGTACGAGCTCTCGGAGGAGACGCTCGCCGACCTTGGCGACGCCACCGAACTCACGCTCGGTATCCGCCCCGAGGACGTCGAACTCAAGTCGGCCGTCGGCTCGGACCACGACTACTACGCGACGGTCGACGTCGTCGAGCCGAAAGGCGACGAGAACGTCGTCCATCTCGCCTTCGAGGACGCGGCGGCCTCCCAGAGCGCACTGTTCACCGCCGTCCTCGACGGCATGCGCAGTGTCGATGCCGACCAGCGGCTCGTCGTCGGGTTCCCGGAGGAAGCCATTCACGTCTTCGACCGGGCGAGCGGAACGGCGCTCCGCAACCGGACGCTGGCCGATGCGAACGCGCCCCGTTTCTGA
- a CDS encoding ABC transporter substrate-binding protein, with protein MTDEPSDKRLSRRNALRIAGAAGAASLAGCGGDGGSGGDGGSGGDGGSGGDGGSGGDGGDGGDGGDGGDGQTQTSTLEVAHWWGEGDGLEAIQSVMDAFVEEYPFVDFDDNLIAGGAGQNLQSNIRTRIQNGNHPSTWQNWPGAALRPFTDANLLEDIGDSVWSENSMEDAYLDGPKAAAQPAGNYVTVPLNIHRINNLFYNVSVVEDAGVDPTSLETPADVTEALQAVSDAGYTGMAHQTNAPWSTIQLFATVYLGITDAETYGATFEDGEIDANSDSLAEALDIVRDYSEFYPSDAGSISWTEANSQVINGDAAFIHQGDWAAGTYITNDLTYGEEWDYVPFPGTAGNYALNMDSFPYPINNPSPEATTLWCQFVGTTTAQEIFCPGKGAIPPRNDVSTEPFNDFSTDQIEDFQNSDAQPRSLAHGLAAPPEIASGVSSAISSFISGASNDDVLGQMSDAYSQ; from the coding sequence ATGACTGACGAACCCTCTGACAAGCGGCTATCGAGACGCAACGCGCTCCGCATCGCAGGCGCTGCAGGTGCTGCCTCCCTCGCCGGCTGTGGCGGCGACGGCGGGAGCGGCGGTGACGGCGGCAGCGGTGGCGACGGCGGGAGCGGCGGTGACGGCGGCAGCGGTGGCGACGGCGGCGATGGCGGCGACGGCGGCGACGGCGGCGACGGACAGACTCAGACGAGCACACTCGAGGTCGCCCACTGGTGGGGCGAGGGTGACGGACTCGAAGCCATCCAGTCCGTGATGGACGCGTTCGTCGAGGAGTACCCGTTCGTCGACTTCGACGACAACCTCATCGCCGGCGGTGCCGGCCAGAACCTCCAGTCCAACATCCGGACCCGAATTCAGAACGGCAACCACCCGAGCACGTGGCAGAACTGGCCCGGTGCGGCGCTGCGGCCCTTCACCGATGCGAACCTGCTCGAGGACATCGGCGACTCCGTCTGGAGCGAGAACAGCATGGAGGACGCGTACCTCGACGGGCCGAAGGCAGCGGCTCAGCCGGCGGGGAACTACGTCACGGTCCCGCTGAACATCCACCGGATCAACAACCTGTTCTACAACGTCAGCGTCGTCGAGGACGCGGGTGTCGACCCGACCAGCCTCGAGACGCCCGCCGACGTGACCGAGGCCCTGCAGGCCGTCTCCGACGCCGGGTACACCGGCATGGCCCATCAGACCAACGCGCCGTGGTCGACCATCCAGCTGTTCGCGACGGTCTACCTGGGAATCACGGACGCAGAGACCTACGGCGCCACCTTCGAGGACGGCGAAATCGACGCCAACAGCGATTCGCTGGCCGAGGCGCTCGACATCGTCCGGGACTACAGCGAGTTCTACCCGAGCGACGCCGGGTCCATCTCCTGGACCGAGGCCAACTCGCAGGTCATCAACGGCGACGCCGCCTTCATCCACCAGGGCGACTGGGCGGCCGGGACGTACATCACAAACGACCTCACCTACGGCGAGGAGTGGGACTACGTGCCGTTCCCCGGCACCGCGGGCAACTACGCGCTGAACATGGACTCGTTCCCGTACCCGATCAACAACCCGTCGCCGGAAGCGACGACGCTGTGGTGTCAGTTCGTCGGCACGACGACGGCCCAGGAGATCTTCTGTCCGGGCAAGGGCGCGATTCCGCCCCGCAACGACGTCTCCACGGAGCCGTTCAACGACTTCTCGACGGACCAAATCGAAGACTTCCAGAACAGCGACGCCCAGCCACGTTCGCTGGCACACGGCCTGGCTGCGCCCCCGGAAATCGCGTCCGGTGTGAGCTCGGCAATCAGCTCGTTCATCTCCGGTGCGTCCAACGACGACGTCCTCGGACAGATGTCCGACGCCTACAGTCAGTAG